Proteins encoded together in one Solanum lycopersicum chromosome 7, SLM_r2.1 window:
- the LOC101246839 gene encoding serine/threonine protein phosphatase 2A 59 kDa regulatory subunit B' gamma isoform, which yields MIKQILGKLPRKPSKSSSSPNDSSQNEVSPFSSVNSNSNRYGVTDSSSNSKGLGNVGKTLKSTSSGMSELTSNGNHVPVKPNQGKKSVRVNGQVGPPVTNSVLSYEVLPSFRDALGSEKQNLLIRKLQMCCVLFDFGDPTKNVKEKDVKRQTLLELVDYISAVSSKFNEVTMQELTKMVAANLFRTLPSFNHDNGLLDMFDPEEDEPTMEPSWPHLQVVYELLLRFVASSETDAKLAKRYIDHSFVLRLLELFDSEDQREREYLKTILHRVYGKFMVHRPFIRKAINNIFYRFIFETEKHNGIAELLEILGSIINGFALPLKEEHKLFLVRALIPLHKPKCAAMYHQQLMYCITQFVEKDFKLSDIVIRGLLKYWPVTNSSKEVMFLGELEEVLEATQAAEFQRCMVPLFRQIGRCLNSSHFQVAERALFLWNNDHIRNLIVQNREVILPLIFPLLEKNTRGHWNQAVQSLTLNVRKIFSDADQALFDECLEKFKEDERKDKETQEKRELTWKRLEDIAASNFVSNEAVLISRLASSVVIASTTN from the exons ATGATtaagcagattttggggaagCTTCCTAGGAAGCCgtcaaaatcatcatcatctccTAACGATTCGAGTCAGAATGAAGTTTCACCATTCTCATCGGTGAACTCTAATTCCAACCGTTATGGTGTTACTGATAGTAGTAGTAACTCAAAGGGATTGGGAAATGTGGGGAAAACATTAAAGTCAACAAGTTCTGGTATGTCTGAGCTTACTAGTAATGGGAATCATGTCCCGGTGAAGCCGAATCAAGGAAAAAAATCAGTTCGGGTTAATGGACAGGTGGGACCCCCAGTTACGAACTCTGTGTTATCTTATGAGGTTCTACCAAGTTTTCGAGATGCCCTAGGTTCAGAAAAGCAAAATCTTTTAATTAGGAAATTACAAATGTGTTGCGTGCTGTTTGATTTTGGTGACCCGACGAAGAATGTGAAGGAGAAGGATGTCAAGAGGCAGACATTGCTTGAATTAGTTGATTATATTTCAGCTGTGAGTTCCAAGTTTAATGAAGTCACAATGCAAGAATTAACGAAAATGGTTGCTGCCAATTTGTTTAGGACATTACCTTCGTTTAATCATGACAACGGGCTACTGGATATGTTTGATCCAGAAGAGGATGAGCCCACGATGGAACCCTCGTGGCCTCACCTTCAGGTTGTTTATGAACTTCTTTTGCGATTTGTGGCTTCATCGGAGACGGATGCTAAGCTTGCAAAAAGATACATTGACCACTCTTTTGTCTTGAGATTGCTTGAACTGTTTGATTCAGAGGACCAACGGGAGCGTGAGTACTTGAAAACAATTCTTCATCGTGTATATGGGAAGTTCATGGTGCATAGGCCATTTATCAGGAAAgccataaataatatattttaccgTTTTATCTTTGAGACTGAGAAGCACAATGGAATTGCAGAATTGCTGGAGATCTTGGGCAGTATAATCAATGGATTTGCTCTGCCTTTAAAGGAAGAGCACAAGCTTTTTCTTGTCCGTGCATTGATTCCCCTTCACAAACCTAAATGCGCAGCCATGTACCACCAACAACTCATGTATTGTATCACACAGTTTGTGGAGAAAGACTTTAAGTTGTCAGACATCGTGATCAGAGGACTTCTGAAGTACTGGCCAGTCACCAATAGTAGCAAGGAGGTCATGTTTCTTGGTGAGTTGGAGGAGGTTCTGGAAGCTACCCAAGCTGCAGAGTTTCAACGGTGCATGGTCCCTTTGTTCCGTCAGATTGGTCGTTGTCTCAACAGCTCTCATTTTCAG GTAGCTGAACGTGCTCTGTTCCTGTGGAATAACGATCACATAAGAAATCTTATCGTTCAGAATCGTGAAGTGATTTTACCCTTAATTTTTCCACTCTTGGAGAAAAACACCCGTGGTCATTGGAACCAAGCTGTTCAAAGTCTGACGTTGAACGTAAGGAAGATCTTTTCAGATGCTGATCAAGCACTTTTTGATGAGTGTTTGGAGAAATTCAAAGAAGATGAGAGAAAAGATAAGGAGACACAGGAGAAGCGTGAACTGACCTGGAAACGCTTAGAAGATATAGCAGCATCCAACTTTGTGAGTAATGAAGCTGTGCTCATCTCAAGACTTGCTTCCTCTGTTGTCATTGCCAGCACCACCAATTAA
- the LOC101246360 gene encoding uncharacterized protein, whose product MASLITMPALSHLSTNTISLERRNLCASSRRRRGVRAMMTEKPLEELYHVRVERNVTKDRLMELGVQRWSMWKTGKCKLPWDWHVDQLVYIEEGEVRVVPEGSKRFMQFVAGDLVRYPKWFEADLYFNDFYQERYRFQAYGDD is encoded by the coding sequence ATGGCGAGTCTCATAACTATGCCTGCTTTAAGCCACTTATCCACCAACACTATCAGCCTAGAACGAAGAAATTTATGTGCATCCTCCAGGAGACGTCGAGGAGTTAGGGCAATGATGACAGAAAAACCACTGGAGGAGCTGTATCATGTGAGAGTAGAGAGAAATGTGACAAAAGATCGACTAATGGAGCTTGGTGTTCAACGATGGTCAATGTGGAAAACCGGCAAATGCAAGTTACCTTGGGATTGGCATGTAGACCAGTTGGTTTACATTGAAGAAGGTGAGGTAAGGGTTGTACCTGAAGGAAGCAAAAGATTTATGCAGTTTGTAGCAGGCGACCTTGTCCGCTATCCAAAATGGTTTGAAGCTGATCTCTACTTTAATGACTTCTACCAAGAGCGATATAGATTTCAAGCATATGGAGATGACTAG